The Medicago truncatula cultivar Jemalong A17 chromosome 7, MtrunA17r5.0-ANR, whole genome shotgun sequence genome includes the window CCATCATTACAAATTTCATATGTGTCTTCCAACAATTTGTGACAAATCCAATCTTACTGAAGAATGGttccaaaaaatcaaataagttCAGCAAAGACAACGGTGAAAATGTGAATGTAAGGTTGCATATTTTGCTTGAAATTCAATGCATTTTCATATGTTTCTAGTAGGTGAACTTCTTGCTACTAATGAATTTGaagatattactttttttatctGAGTTTGAACATATGTTCTTTTACTCATTCAACTCCTTTAACTTTTAGTAAGTTGCAGGCCTCATGAATACTTTCTTGCATGTCATCCGATTGTACATGTTTTACAGGCACAAATTTAACACTTCATTGGTTTCTCTTTATAATTAACACTactcattatgtttttttaacacTACTAAAAAGAACATAAGTTTATTGTCATACCATCATGAGGAAAAAAATACTTGATATCTCAAAATTTAAGCTTTTAACTTCACTCTCAATTCTCTACCATATAGAATTCTTCAAAGAAACAAGAAATATGTACAAGTCAGTTTATCAGCACTAGTCCTGTTATGTACCAATCCACACAACAGTACGTCTAGCCACAAAATCATCACATACATGTTCCAACGACAATGTAATATTGTGATCAAATGTCATTGGTGGAGGAACAACGCCTGCTCCTGTTGATCCATACCACCAGCAAAAAACTGCGCAGATGCAATAGAAACAGTGCGTTTTTTTTTCCACAAACCATTACTTTCAGCCTCTTTTTGAAATATCAAAATGGATGTCTTAGCAGCAGAATTCAAATCAGTCAAAGTATCACCAAGAGGACCCAATACAGGCTCGTCCAAAACAGGATCCAACGTTTGTGCCAATGACATCTTCCTTCTATGTCCTCTCCCAATAATATACAAATCAAACCCTTTATTCCCTATCTTATTTAAAAGCCTCACAGTTTCCTTCTCATCTTTCACCGCTTTTTCTAAATATCTCATTGTCGGTGTATCAACTGTTTGACACACAAACTCTCTTAAATATTCTCTGTCCATTTCACCAAACTCATCTTCAGGATTGTCCCAAACAAGCCTCACCACTGTTAACTGAACATCCATGTTCCTACTCATTCTCCAAGCATAAGAAAGTGCTTCGCGGTCATCAACACCGCCAATGTAGAACATTGCTATTTTCTTCACTTTAGAATGCTTCTCACCGCCAAAATCACGGTCGACGAAAATGGCTAAACAACATGGTGCTTCTTTTGCTAGGTTCTCCAAAACTATTCTTTTCTGATCTTTGCTTGCATGGTCTCTGTTGAAGATGTTGACGGCTCTAGCGGTGGCTGTGCCGGCGCCTAATCCATCGTAGGTTGGTTGCTTGTATAGAGTTGTTATGATGAGGTTGACGTGTCTGCGGGTGCAGAGGTTTATGATGTCTTTGTGCATGGATTTGTAGTGGGAGACAATTCTGAGTTTGTCAGCAAAGATGGCTTGGCTGAGGTTGTCAAAGCTGCCGAGGTTGTCCCCATTTTCTCGCTTCAAGCTGTATACCTTGCTTGAATTGGAGCGAAATGATGGCTTCCGAGCGTCTCTTATGATTAGCGATGAAGTTGGTCGGTCTGTCATCTTGACCAATTCCACTGCCAACACCTGAATTTGAAATTATAATGTCACAACTAAAATATTCACAAATAAATTCAACCCATTCCTGAAAATTAGGAGAGCTGCTAGCTAGTACACCCTCATACCTGAATTGGGGACCTAACTGATGGACTCGATGCTTTGAGAAGGTCGATGATGGCATCCGCATCGTGTTTTGAGTGGACACAAGCCAACACTCTAAGCGGTGAGTCAGGTCGTGTGCCATGCATACTTTTCCTTTGACTTCCAAGAAGTTTGCTTGATGTAAGGGTTTTTGCGATGATAGCCAAGACAGGACCAGCAATAGCTGTCATTAACCAACATGCCAACAACATCACCACATATGTTTGGCTATTTAGTTCCTACATCACAAGTATATATATGCATACACTTTATGTTACTATATGTTgtacaataatataacaaaccTAGCAGTTTTTCGATCACTAAGTCCCTCTTAAGCatacctaataaaaaaaaattaaattacatggaaataataaaaaataaaattattgcaGTGTATCTCGAGTTTTCAGTTGTTTCAGTTTTTACTTATGTTAGAAGATCAAACATTAAATGGATGAATGAGTGGTATGAAAAAGGATATGTTATTGGACAAAACATACACAATTTCTCATTTCCTATGACTAAATCTTAGCAGTGGGATTAATCAAATGATTAAGGGTGTTGATCTTAAATTATTAGATTAATCTAACGACTGATATTCTAATGGAGAGAGTCAGGAGCAATTGTAAAAGATCTAGCTATGTGAGCCTtacttccttttcttttcttttttgtacgGATCACTGCTTAATTGATCAAACTTGTAAATTTCACACGGAAATAAAGAATGAGATGAAAAAAGAGTGTGGTCTGGTGCCATTTTAATTTCCGTATTTGCTAATAAACTGTAATCTATAGTATATAATAATTACTATATATGTTAAGGTTGTTTGGTAACTTACTAGGCTATCCATGGCAGTGTA containing:
- the LOC11435769 gene encoding cation/H(+) antiporter 15; its protein translation is MLLACWLMTAIAGPVLAIIAKTLTSSKLLGSQRKSMHGTRPDSPLRVLACVHSKHDADAIIDLLKASSPSVRSPIQVLAVELVKMTDRPTSSLIIRDARKPSFRSNSSKVYSLKRENGDNLGSFDNLSQAIFADKLRIVSHYKSMHKDIINLCTRRHVNLIITTLYKQPTYDGLGAGTATARAVNIFNRDHASKDQKRIVLENLAKEAPCCLAIFVDRDFGGEKHSKVKKIAMFYIGGVDDREALSYAWRMSRNMDVQLTVVRLVWDNPEDEFGEMDREYLREFVCQTVDTPTMRYLEKAVKDEKETVRLLNKIGNKGFDLYIIGRGHRRKMSLAQTLDPVLDEPVLGPLGDTLTDLNSAAKTSILIFQKEAESNGLWKKKRTVSIASAQFFAGGMDQQEQALFLHQ